In Gimesia benthica, a single window of DNA contains:
- a CDS encoding GAF domain-containing SpoIIE family protein phosphatase: MEQVLTAQPLDWIHGLCDQFTEITGWPLHFTPAKPGERKSLEAELCQNAKYCWYESIEDGKRTLGYLYLTLPSETANDHMFVTAIKLAELVGGLISKIETMGSSLELKNREVTTLMDVGLSVTRQEGLQDALQKLLEAALQLTGFRAAGFFLLNSESNQLSLRVQYCLHTFEIPFHRRKLKESPPDLEAFAHDALIVNRHENPELADWLPEGCLTGVCVSVQSETGPFGTLWAFDRRARHLNERDVHILKSIGAQVSTILERAVLLKESQNQLRLKKELKVISESFPVELALERDWDREFQAAVQSISHHEVGGDLCEFIPLSPHVTCFALGDASGDSIPAAVVMASVRGALRTLTEGPIEQARDTKHVISRINTALYHTSLPHQFMSMLYGVIDTRARTFTYTNAGHPAPFWVHKGKITTLTSHGMLLGVTESNDYDYSVIPICKNDIIVGFSDGISEAMSSERKMFRSDGIMKVLENHIEDTADEVMRGIWSKLQQHLEGGNDGDDRTLMVVKFAPNPE; the protein is encoded by the coding sequence ATGGAACAGGTACTCACCGCGCAACCTCTGGATTGGATACATGGTCTCTGTGACCAGTTTACGGAGATCACCGGCTGGCCGTTGCATTTTACGCCCGCCAAGCCGGGAGAACGCAAATCTCTGGAAGCGGAACTCTGTCAGAACGCGAAATACTGCTGGTACGAATCGATTGAAGACGGCAAGCGGACCCTGGGATACCTTTACCTGACGCTGCCTTCTGAGACTGCCAATGATCACATGTTTGTGACGGCAATCAAGCTGGCTGAATTGGTAGGCGGATTAATCTCCAAGATTGAAACCATGGGCTCCTCGCTTGAGCTGAAGAATCGCGAAGTCACTACGCTGATGGATGTCGGCCTCTCGGTTACCCGCCAGGAGGGACTGCAGGACGCGCTTCAGAAACTGCTGGAAGCAGCTCTGCAACTGACTGGATTTCGGGCTGCGGGCTTTTTCCTGTTGAATTCGGAATCGAATCAACTCTCGCTCCGCGTCCAGTATTGTCTGCATACATTTGAGATTCCCTTTCATCGCCGGAAACTGAAAGAATCCCCCCCTGATCTGGAAGCGTTCGCACACGATGCCCTGATTGTGAATCGGCACGAGAATCCGGAACTGGCCGACTGGTTGCCTGAGGGATGCCTGACGGGCGTCTGTGTGTCGGTGCAGTCGGAAACGGGCCCCTTTGGAACTCTATGGGCCTTCGATCGACGGGCCCGACATCTCAATGAACGCGATGTCCATATTCTGAAATCTATTGGCGCCCAGGTCAGTACCATTCTGGAACGGGCTGTATTACTCAAAGAAAGTCAGAATCAGCTGCGACTCAAGAAAGAGTTGAAGGTGATTTCAGAATCGTTTCCTGTCGAACTGGCTCTGGAACGTGACTGGGATCGCGAGTTCCAGGCAGCAGTTCAGTCGATCAGTCATCACGAAGTCGGGGGCGATCTCTGTGAATTCATTCCCCTCTCTCCGCATGTGACCTGTTTCGCGCTGGGAGACGCTTCGGGAGACAGTATCCCGGCTGCGGTGGTCATGGCATCCGTTCGTGGTGCTTTACGCACATTGACAGAAGGGCCAATTGAACAGGCCCGAGATACGAAGCATGTCATCAGCCGCATTAACACAGCGCTGTATCATACTTCGCTGCCACATCAGTTCATGAGTATGCTATACGGCGTGATCGATACCCGGGCCCGGACGTTTACTTACACCAACGCGGGACATCCGGCGCCCTTCTGGGTTCACAAAGGGAAGATCACCACTCTGACCTCTCACGGAATGCTACTGGGAGTCACGGAATCAAACGATTACGACTATTCCGTCATTCCGATCTGCAAGAATGACATCATTGTCGGTTTCAGCGATGGAATCAGCGAAGCTATGAGCAGCGAACGGAAAATGTTCCGCTCTGATGGCATCATGAAGGTCCTGGAAAATCACATTGAAGATACCGCAGACGAAGTGATGCGTGGGATCTGGTCCAAGTTGCAGCAACACCTCGAAGGGGGGAATGATGGTGACGACCGTACCCTGATGGTTGTCAAGTTCGCCCCCAATCCGGAGTGA
- a CDS encoding dicarboxylate/amino acid:cation symporter produces MKSLPLHYQILIALILGTVLGFLFNPGEEPLVGLTLTVSPQDGGYKVVQQQAEQAPQTLEFPDEEALLKRYPELRKQFVAGDLEKPKTFEVKGRMIHIVDSAHEVHLTYTRTVDKKVTVTTYSAANGEELVAKYPQWKTEFELFGNTISQKVMAISKWVGDLFLRLLKMVTIPLIVTSLITGIASLGNATRFGAMFSKTLLYYLSTSLLAIFTGIFVVNLIRPGIGAELPGGSGSLSSGQESISSIFIDMVDRLIPTNIIHSLGEGEFLSIISFSILSGIFIILVGGKHAKVLTDIFQAGFEVMMRMTMFIISLAPIGVLAFMIYAVSSQGIEIFKTLSWYMVAVLLALLIHAAVILPCLLKFIARRSPLEFARAMGPALMTAFSTASSNGTLPLTISCVEENAGVSNEVSSFVLPLGATINMDGTALYEAVAVLFIAQAYSGEVLPVQQQILVAITALLASIGAAGIPHAGLVMMAIVLQAVGLPLEAQGVIIAVDRVLDMCRTSVNVWSDSCGCAIIERYR; encoded by the coding sequence ATGAAGAGCCTGCCACTGCATTATCAGATTCTGATTGCATTAATCCTTGGGACCGTATTGGGGTTTCTATTCAATCCCGGGGAAGAACCACTGGTCGGTCTCACACTGACTGTCAGTCCGCAGGATGGCGGCTATAAGGTGGTGCAGCAGCAAGCGGAACAGGCTCCACAAACGCTGGAATTTCCCGACGAGGAAGCGTTATTGAAACGCTACCCGGAGCTCAGAAAACAGTTTGTGGCAGGCGATCTCGAAAAGCCCAAGACATTTGAAGTCAAAGGACGCATGATTCATATCGTCGACTCCGCACATGAAGTCCATCTGACTTATACCCGTACCGTCGATAAAAAAGTTACGGTCACCACCTATTCTGCAGCGAACGGAGAGGAACTGGTCGCGAAGTATCCACAGTGGAAGACGGAATTCGAACTCTTCGGGAATACAATCAGTCAAAAAGTGATGGCGATTTCCAAATGGGTTGGCGATCTGTTTTTACGTCTATTGAAGATGGTGACCATTCCTCTGATTGTGACTTCCCTGATCACCGGAATCGCCAGCCTGGGGAATGCCACCCGGTTTGGTGCCATGTTTTCCAAAACGCTGTTATATTATCTCTCCACCAGTCTGCTGGCAATTTTTACCGGGATTTTTGTGGTGAATCTGATACGCCCCGGAATTGGCGCTGAATTGCCTGGTGGCAGTGGCTCGTTGTCTTCAGGGCAGGAGTCGATCAGTTCTATCTTTATCGATATGGTCGATCGGCTGATTCCCACCAACATTATCCACTCTTTGGGGGAAGGGGAATTCCTTTCGATCATTTCATTCAGCATCCTGTCCGGGATCTTCATCATTCTGGTCGGAGGGAAACATGCGAAAGTGCTGACTGATATTTTTCAGGCCGGCTTTGAAGTCATGATGCGGATGACCATGTTTATTATCAGTCTGGCTCCGATTGGTGTGCTGGCTTTCATGATTTATGCCGTATCTTCTCAGGGGATTGAAATCTTCAAGACTCTCAGCTGGTATATGGTTGCAGTACTGTTAGCTCTATTGATACATGCGGCTGTTATCTTGCCTTGTCTCCTGAAATTTATTGCACGGCGTTCTCCCCTGGAATTTGCCCGGGCAATGGGCCCGGCGTTGATGACCGCCTTCTCGACAGCCTCCTCAAATGGAACACTGCCACTGACGATCAGCTGTGTTGAGGAAAATGCGGGAGTCTCGAATGAGGTCAGCTCGTTCGTGCTGCCTCTGGGTGCGACGATTAATATGGATGGAACGGCGCTCTATGAAGCGGTTGCAGTCCTCTTTATCGCACAGGCTTACTCGGGCGAAGTGTTACCTGTCCAGCAGCAAATCCTGGTGGCGATTACCGCGTTACTGGCAAGTATCGGGGCTGCCGGTATTCCCCACGCTGGCCTGGTGATGATGGCGATTGTACTGCAGGCGGTGGGACTTCCACTGGAAGCGCAAGGCGTGATTATCGCTGTCGACCGCGTACTGGACATGTGTCGTACTTCGGTTAACGTCTGGAGTGACTCCTGCGGATGTGCGATCATCGAACGCTACCGCTAA
- a CDS encoding Gfo/Idh/MocA family protein: METMNGQLNRKLRMALVGGGQGSFIGRVHSIAACLDNRAELVAGALSSNPEKAKASAPAYDIPPERAYGSIEELIEKESALPEDQRIDFISIATPNFTHFPIAKAAVEAGFNVICDKPMTFDLAQAEELKGLVEKSGVVFAVSHNYTGYPLVRMAREMILNGEFGEIQAVRSNYIQGWLRKRIEQEDQKQAAWRTDPSKSGAAGAFGDIATHAYNLGRYMTGLLPAEISCNLKIFAPGRQLDDYGHAVIRFQNGALGTVTASQISHGRENDLFIEIDGTKGALSWRQEEPNQMIVRRNGQPHAIYTRDPNAPFMNESGAAACRLPAGHPEAFFEAFANIYRSAFDAMISRITGESFEPKNTIYPNVYDGVEGMFFIEQSVASSKENGAWLPFNCDCARS; this comes from the coding sequence ATGGAAACAATGAACGGTCAACTCAATCGTAAATTACGAATGGCACTTGTTGGCGGGGGCCAGGGTTCGTTTATCGGCCGTGTGCATTCCATTGCTGCCTGTCTGGATAACCGGGCCGAACTGGTAGCGGGGGCCTTGTCTTCCAATCCGGAGAAAGCGAAAGCATCGGCACCTGCTTATGACATTCCTCCCGAACGGGCTTACGGCTCAATTGAAGAACTGATTGAGAAAGAGTCCGCTTTGCCCGAAGATCAGCGGATCGATTTCATCAGTATCGCCACCCCGAACTTTACACATTTCCCCATCGCTAAGGCAGCTGTGGAGGCGGGGTTCAATGTGATCTGCGATAAACCAATGACCTTTGACCTGGCCCAGGCAGAAGAACTGAAAGGCCTGGTTGAAAAGTCGGGCGTGGTTTTTGCCGTCAGCCATAATTACACCGGATACCCGCTGGTCCGGATGGCTCGGGAAATGATCCTGAACGGAGAATTTGGTGAAATTCAGGCAGTTCGTTCGAATTATATTCAGGGCTGGTTGCGGAAACGTATTGAGCAAGAAGATCAGAAACAGGCTGCCTGGCGTACCGACCCTTCAAAATCCGGAGCTGCTGGGGCCTTTGGTGATATCGCCACTCATGCCTATAACCTGGGACGCTACATGACCGGACTTTTGCCGGCTGAGATCTCCTGTAACCTGAAGATTTTCGCCCCCGGTCGTCAGCTGGATGATTACGGTCATGCTGTGATCCGGTTCCAGAACGGAGCTCTGGGAACTGTTACCGCCAGCCAGATTTCGCATGGTCGCGAAAACGATCTGTTCATCGAAATCGACGGCACCAAAGGCGCTCTGTCCTGGAGACAGGAAGAGCCTAACCAGATGATCGTCCGTCGTAACGGTCAGCCACACGCGATTTACACCCGTGATCCCAATGCTCCATTCATGAACGAAAGCGGAGCTGCTGCCTGCCGTCTGCCGGCAGGGCACCCGGAAGCTTTCTTCGAAGCATTTGCCAACATCTATCGCTCTGCTTTTGACGCCATGATCAGTCGGATTACGGGCGAATCCTTCGAACCGAAAAATACGATCTATCCCAACGTTTATGATGGGGTGGAAGGAATGTTCTTTATTGAGCAGTCTGTAGCCAGCAGCAAGGAAAACGGGGCCTGGCTACCGTTCAACTGCGATTGCGCTCGCAGCTAA
- a CDS encoding class I SAM-dependent methyltransferase, whose protein sequence is MSSESHSELECFRQLQQSPEIFELIASHSGTEFQLQKQLREQYPEDVVRAALTLAELRERGRAKFSRADQMWFDRKSLEQATPEAVSNYKAARFSGSVYDFCCGMGGDLVALAQHARVTGVDLEPVLCQFARWNSEVYEVADQVTVINQPLEEVKDREGLLHIDPDRRPHSGGKVIRIEDYRPDLETLQGLIQEFAGGAIKLSPASNFAGKFPGSETELISLNGECKEATVWFGSLAGESEFRATAISKSGEVASIAGHPMDAFCSVTPPGGYLYDPDPAVVRSGLLDVAAAECDLNRLDAEEEYLTSSEPVDSPYFRRFRILDELSNQDRDLKKYFRSADFGQLEIKCRRIPVPIEALRRKLSLKGKAAGVLVIARLDGKSRALVCERE, encoded by the coding sequence ATGTCCAGCGAGTCCCACTCTGAGCTTGAATGTTTCAGGCAATTACAGCAGTCCCCGGAAATCTTTGAACTGATCGCCTCCCACTCCGGGACCGAATTTCAGTTACAAAAACAACTGCGCGAACAGTATCCCGAAGATGTTGTGCGTGCTGCTTTGACCCTGGCAGAACTGCGTGAGCGCGGGCGGGCCAAGTTCTCTCGCGCGGATCAGATGTGGTTCGACAGAAAGAGCCTGGAACAGGCCACGCCTGAAGCGGTTTCGAATTACAAAGCAGCGCGGTTTTCCGGTTCTGTCTATGATTTCTGTTGTGGAATGGGCGGGGATCTGGTCGCCCTGGCGCAACATGCCCGGGTAACGGGGGTTGATCTGGAACCGGTTCTGTGCCAGTTTGCCCGCTGGAACAGTGAAGTTTATGAGGTAGCGGACCAGGTGACTGTGATCAATCAGCCTCTGGAAGAGGTGAAAGATCGGGAGGGACTGCTGCATATTGATCCGGATCGTAGACCCCACTCCGGCGGGAAAGTGATTCGCATTGAAGATTATCGACCCGATCTGGAAACATTGCAGGGACTGATCCAGGAATTTGCCGGCGGGGCCATCAAACTCAGCCCGGCCAGTAATTTTGCGGGAAAATTTCCCGGGAGCGAGACCGAACTGATCAGCCTGAATGGGGAGTGTAAAGAAGCAACCGTCTGGTTCGGCAGCCTGGCAGGAGAATCGGAATTTCGAGCGACCGCGATTTCAAAATCGGGTGAAGTCGCCAGTATCGCCGGGCATCCGATGGATGCGTTTTGCAGCGTCACTCCACCGGGGGGATATCTGTATGATCCCGATCCGGCAGTCGTCCGCTCCGGGCTCCTGGATGTGGCAGCGGCGGAATGTGATTTGAACCGTCTTGATGCGGAAGAAGAATATCTCACATCTTCCGAACCGGTAGACTCTCCCTATTTCAGACGCTTCCGGATTCTGGATGAACTGTCGAATCAGGATCGTGACCTGAAAAAGTATTTTCGCTCGGCCGACTTTGGCCAGCTGGAAATCAAATGCCGTCGAATTCCGGTTCCCATCGAAGCACTTCGTCGCAAGCTGTCACTTAAAGGCAAGGCGGCAGGCGTTCTGGTGATTGCCCGCCTGGATGGCAAATCTCGGGCTCTGGTCTGCGAACGAGAGTAG
- a CDS encoding UvrD-helicase domain-containing protein, protein MSQQPTYTEQQAAAIYPRDVSIALSAGAGCGKTFVLTQRFLKLIEPGSPPDRLSHIVAITFTERAAREMRDRVRETCLEQLRSCPPEEVGHWQTVIRGLDSARISTIHSFCTSILRTHAVSARLDPHFGLLEQGTSDAFLRKVVREAIHDLLQEEDEDCLELVYRYGLERTYELFISLVPQQFRIEFEQFSDLSEEQLAGRMRKFWVDSYIPMQLAEIANAESTRFLLRLMSAQDPVNKKMRDRFQVLTSRLPELLEGAEHNRAVLLGTLIEHAKVQGAGTKKDWDDLEVYEQIKDGFTELRKSLTKVYEILSPDPTAFLQAAEYSLRVLRVTEFVAGRYQESKAEKGLLDFDDLLLQTRDLFRRDPQAKQRAAAGIEFLMVDEFQDTDPVQSEIVRALCGKELLTGKLFLVGDAKQSIYRFRRADPEVFHQLRQEIPEQGRLPLSVNFRSQPAILNFTNCLFASAMEQYYEPLTPFDGEQHSPTPAIEFLFAAPDDPEIKGAEALRETEADWIAARVRQLLEDETPRIWAKNHQTGQRELRRVEPGDICILFRALSNVALYEKAFQQQDLDYYLVGGRAFYAQQEIYDLSNLCQYLDNADDELSLLGVLRSPFFSLSDDTLYSIVRNADNLTRAMQVEPPEELRPEQQRQVRYAQSVLQELRAKKDRLSLVELLNLALERTGYDAALMNEFLGDRKLANLRKLIELARNFEGTGLFTLKDFVQRIRDSILEESKEELAATLPETSDVVRLMTIHQSKGLEFPVVILADMDRKPAPGGTAPFLHPEWGGLLSLPAERGTTPDNFAFKMHRGLEQRADEEETVRLLYVAVTRAADYLILSAGLPYDRKIESPWMKLLARHFDLTTGAPAIDPYLGKLTLGDVAPDQIPAIRVHHEMPQPLTRPEKKQRELKPSQFVAALEQGAPEPFPESYGLIAPRPGALSHVSVSQLEVIDAELQHLLEPEVDQVPLNEVLSAEEATQLGTITHAVIERLEPEKPEQAPRIVAAVLAEQPPQIREKLQPLVERQISAWYASELCQTLKQTRVHYRELDFLLHWPPGAEADNDQAVTVTGSIDALVQTESGDWMLFDYKTGSRMARMSAEQLIAEYEFQLGVYTLAVEQLLGARPASIGLAVVQDSVRYIECDLDAGRLEQISRRLTQAVSSLLQPSAAAESR, encoded by the coding sequence ATGTCGCAACAACCCACATACACCGAGCAGCAGGCAGCAGCGATCTATCCGCGTGATGTCTCGATTGCGCTCTCTGCGGGAGCCGGTTGCGGTAAGACGTTTGTTCTGACACAGCGGTTTCTCAAGTTAATCGAGCCCGGCAGTCCTCCCGATCGATTGAGCCATATCGTCGCGATTACCTTCACCGAACGGGCGGCCCGTGAGATGCGGGATCGGGTTCGTGAAACCTGTCTGGAGCAACTCCGCAGTTGTCCCCCGGAAGAAGTCGGACACTGGCAGACCGTCATTCGGGGGCTGGACTCTGCACGGATCAGCACGATTCACTCTTTCTGTACATCGATCCTGCGGACACACGCTGTCAGTGCCCGTCTCGATCCCCACTTCGGGCTTCTGGAACAGGGAACCAGTGACGCCTTTTTACGCAAGGTGGTCCGCGAAGCGATTCACGATCTGTTACAGGAGGAAGACGAAGATTGCCTGGAACTGGTTTACCGCTATGGACTGGAACGAACTTATGAACTGTTCATCTCCCTGGTGCCTCAGCAGTTTCGGATTGAATTCGAACAGTTTTCAGATCTGTCAGAGGAACAGCTGGCAGGCCGCATGCGAAAATTCTGGGTCGATTCTTATATTCCCATGCAACTGGCGGAAATCGCGAATGCGGAAAGCACCCGGTTTTTGCTCAGACTGATGTCGGCCCAGGATCCTGTGAATAAGAAAATGCGGGACCGGTTTCAGGTCCTGACATCGCGACTTCCCGAATTACTGGAAGGAGCAGAACACAACCGTGCGGTTCTGCTGGGGACTTTGATTGAACACGCCAAAGTACAGGGAGCAGGGACGAAGAAAGACTGGGATGACCTGGAGGTCTATGAGCAGATTAAAGACGGGTTTACCGAGCTCAGAAAATCGCTCACGAAGGTTTATGAAATTCTTTCACCCGATCCAACTGCCTTTTTACAGGCGGCTGAATATAGTCTGCGAGTCTTAAGAGTCACAGAGTTCGTTGCCGGTCGATACCAGGAGAGTAAAGCGGAAAAGGGGCTACTGGACTTTGACGACCTGCTGTTGCAGACCCGCGACCTGTTTCGGCGCGATCCACAGGCAAAGCAGAGGGCGGCAGCGGGAATCGAGTTCCTGATGGTGGATGAATTTCAGGATACCGACCCCGTTCAGAGCGAAATCGTGCGTGCCTTGTGTGGAAAAGAACTTCTCACAGGCAAGCTCTTCCTGGTGGGGGATGCGAAGCAGTCGATTTACCGTTTCAGACGCGCGGATCCCGAAGTCTTTCATCAGCTGCGTCAGGAGATTCCGGAGCAAGGCCGTTTGCCGCTGAGCGTCAATTTCCGCAGTCAACCAGCCATTTTGAATTTCACGAACTGCCTGTTTGCCTCTGCAATGGAGCAGTATTATGAGCCGTTGACTCCCTTTGACGGGGAACAGCATTCTCCAACGCCGGCGATCGAATTTCTGTTCGCTGCTCCCGACGATCCGGAGATCAAGGGGGCCGAGGCACTCCGCGAGACGGAAGCGGACTGGATCGCAGCCCGGGTACGCCAGCTGCTGGAAGACGAGACTCCCCGGATCTGGGCCAAAAACCATCAGACCGGCCAACGCGAACTGAGACGCGTGGAGCCGGGGGATATCTGTATTCTGTTTCGGGCTCTGTCGAATGTGGCCCTGTATGAGAAAGCATTTCAGCAGCAGGATCTGGACTATTACCTGGTTGGCGGACGCGCGTTTTATGCGCAGCAGGAAATCTACGATCTGAGTAATCTGTGCCAGTATCTGGATAACGCCGATGATGAACTGAGTCTCCTGGGCGTTTTACGCTCTCCTTTCTTCAGTCTGTCTGATGATACGCTGTATTCAATTGTCAGAAACGCAGACAATCTGACTCGTGCGATGCAGGTTGAGCCGCCCGAAGAGCTCCGGCCTGAGCAGCAGCGACAGGTACGTTATGCCCAAAGCGTCCTACAGGAACTGAGAGCAAAAAAAGATCGTCTCTCACTGGTGGAACTGTTGAATCTGGCTCTGGAGCGAACCGGCTACGATGCCGCTTTGATGAACGAGTTTCTGGGAGACCGCAAGCTCGCTAACCTGAGGAAGCTGATCGAGCTGGCTCGTAATTTTGAAGGGACCGGCCTGTTTACGCTGAAAGATTTCGTGCAGCGAATTCGTGATTCCATTCTGGAAGAGAGTAAAGAAGAACTGGCGGCGACATTACCTGAAACCAGTGATGTGGTCCGCCTGATGACGATTCACCAGTCAAAAGGGCTAGAATTCCCCGTGGTGATTCTGGCTGACATGGATCGTAAGCCTGCACCGGGAGGAACCGCTCCCTTCCTGCACCCGGAATGGGGAGGCTTGCTCAGCCTGCCCGCCGAACGGGGAACGACTCCCGACAATTTTGCTTTTAAAATGCACCGGGGACTGGAACAGCGGGCCGACGAAGAAGAGACCGTGCGTCTGCTCTATGTCGCCGTAACCCGGGCGGCAGATTACCTGATTCTGTCTGCAGGCTTACCGTATGATCGCAAAATTGAATCACCCTGGATGAAGCTGCTGGCCCGGCATTTTGATCTCACCACAGGCGCCCCCGCGATCGATCCCTATCTGGGTAAACTGACGCTGGGTGATGTTGCCCCCGACCAGATTCCTGCGATTCGTGTTCATCACGAGATGCCTCAGCCGCTCACGCGACCAGAGAAGAAACAGCGAGAATTGAAACCCAGTCAGTTCGTCGCCGCGCTGGAACAGGGGGCTCCCGAACCATTTCCGGAATCTTATGGCCTGATTGCTCCACGACCGGGGGCGCTGTCGCATGTGAGTGTTTCGCAACTGGAAGTAATTGACGCCGAACTGCAACACCTGCTGGAACCGGAAGTGGACCAGGTACCGTTAAACGAGGTGCTGTCGGCGGAGGAGGCGACACAACTGGGAACAATCACACACGCGGTCATCGAGCGGCTGGAACCGGAGAAGCCCGAACAGGCACCGCGGATCGTCGCTGCCGTCCTCGCAGAACAGCCACCTCAGATACGTGAGAAACTGCAACCACTGGTAGAACGCCAGATATCCGCCTGGTATGCCTCGGAGTTGTGTCAGACTCTGAAACAGACGCGGGTCCATTATCGGGAACTCGATTTTCTGTTGCACTGGCCCCCCGGAGCCGAGGCGGACAACGATCAGGCGGTGACAGTCACAGGCAGCATTGACGCGCTCGTTCAAACCGAGTCGGGGGACTGGATGCTGTTTGACTATAAAACCGGTTCCCGAATGGCACGAATGAGCGCAGAACAGCTGATCGCAGAGTATGAATTCCAATTAGGAGTCTATACACTGGCCGTAGAACAGCTACTGGGGGCCAGACCCGCTTCTATTGGTCTGGCAGTCGTTCAGGACTCCGTGCGGTATATCGAATGTGATCTGGACGCGGGCCGGCTGGAGCAGATCTCCCGCCGGTTGACACAAGCTGTTTCCAGTTTGCTTCAACCTTCAGCAGCGGCAGAAAGTCGTTAA